One Lutra lutra chromosome 7, mLutLut1.2, whole genome shotgun sequence DNA window includes the following coding sequences:
- the INSYN1 gene encoding inhibitory synaptic factor 1 isoform X1 — translation MNIRGAPDLGQPSDDPSSGGQRERIRQRMKMVIGQLEGILQELKEVAKELREVVSQIDKLTSDFDFELEPDDWTTATVSSTSSSDKAGVGGPFDLGHLDFMTADILSDSWEFCSFLDASTPSDSVDGPELTRPGAGPDYRLMNGGTPIPNGPRVETPDSSSEEAFGAGPAKGQLPQRTPGTRERVRFSDKVLYHALCCDDEEGDGEEAVAEEEVGLSPEPPRPESHVGPLKPSPAPYKPRRSPLTGRRPGPTLAPEQTRRVTRNSSTQTVSDKSTQTLLPYTAAKQKAKGKN, via the exons ATGAACATTCGGGGCGCCCCGGACCTCGGGCAGCCCAGTGACGACCCCAGCAGTGGTGGCCAGCGGGAGCGGATCCGACAGCGCATGAAGATGGTCATTGGGCAGCTTGAGGGCATCCTGCAGGAACTCAAGGAGGTGGCCAAGGAGCTAAGGGAG GTGGTGAGCCAGATTGATAAGCTAACCTCAGACTTCGACTTTGAACTGGAGCCAGATGACTGGACCACGGCCACTGTGAGCAGCACCTCCAGCAGCGACAAGGCGGGCGTGGGCGGCCCCTtcgacctggggcacctggactTCATGACGGCGGACATCCTTTCAGACAGCTGGGAGTTCTGCTCCTTCCTGGACGCATCCACGCCCTCGGACTCCGTGGACGGCCCTGAGTTGACCCGGCCTGGGGCTGGCCCTGACTACCGGCTCATGAATGGCGGCACGCCCATCCCCAATGGGCCTCGGGTGGAGACCCCGGACTCCTCCAGCGAGGAGGCCTTCGGTGCTGGCCCTGCAAAGGGCCAGCTGCCCCAGCGGACCCCGGGCACGCGCGAGAGGGTGCGGTTCAGTGACAAAGTGCTCTACCACGCTCTGTGCTGTGATGACGAGGAAGGGGACGGCGAGGAGGCGGTGGCGGAGGAGGAGGTGGGCCTGTCCCCAGAGCCGCCCCGTCCAGAGTCCCATGTGGGCCCCCTCAAGCCCTCTCCCGCTCCCTATAAGCCAAGGCGCTCTCCATTGACTGGCCGCCGCCCAGGCCCCACCTTGGCCCCCGAGCAGACCCGAAGGGTCACAAGGAACAGCAGCACCCAGACGGTGTCAGACAAGAGCACTCAGACATTGCTGCCCTACACGGCTGCCAAACAGAAAGCCAAGGGGAAAAACTAG
- the INSYN1 gene encoding inhibitory synaptic factor 1 isoform X2: protein MTADILSDSWEFCSFLDASTPSDSVDGPELTRPGAGPDYRLMNGGTPIPNGPRVETPDSSSEEAFGAGPAKGQLPQRTPGTRERVRFSDKVLYHALCCDDEEGDGEEAVAEEEVGLSPEPPRPESHVGPLKPSPAPYKPRRSPLTGRRPGPTLAPEQTRRVTRNSSTQTVSDKSTQTLLPYTAAKQKAKGKN from the coding sequence ATGACGGCGGACATCCTTTCAGACAGCTGGGAGTTCTGCTCCTTCCTGGACGCATCCACGCCCTCGGACTCCGTGGACGGCCCTGAGTTGACCCGGCCTGGGGCTGGCCCTGACTACCGGCTCATGAATGGCGGCACGCCCATCCCCAATGGGCCTCGGGTGGAGACCCCGGACTCCTCCAGCGAGGAGGCCTTCGGTGCTGGCCCTGCAAAGGGCCAGCTGCCCCAGCGGACCCCGGGCACGCGCGAGAGGGTGCGGTTCAGTGACAAAGTGCTCTACCACGCTCTGTGCTGTGATGACGAGGAAGGGGACGGCGAGGAGGCGGTGGCGGAGGAGGAGGTGGGCCTGTCCCCAGAGCCGCCCCGTCCAGAGTCCCATGTGGGCCCCCTCAAGCCCTCTCCCGCTCCCTATAAGCCAAGGCGCTCTCCATTGACTGGCCGCCGCCCAGGCCCCACCTTGGCCCCCGAGCAGACCCGAAGGGTCACAAGGAACAGCAGCACCCAGACGGTGTCAGACAAGAGCACTCAGACATTGCTGCCCTACACGGCTGCCAAACAGAAAGCCAAGGGGAAAAACTAG